Part of the Cellulomonas hominis genome, CGAGGTCCGCGCGGACGACCTCGTCGGCAACGTGCGCCGCGCCGCCGCGTTCGAGCAGGACTACGAGCTCGGCAAGATCGGCAAGCCGATCGACCGCGACGAGTGGTTCATGACGCCGCAGACCGTGAACGCCTACTACAACCCCGGCATGAACGAGATCGTGTTCCCCGCGGCGATCCTGCAGCCGCCGTTCTTCGACGCCGACGCGGACGACGCCGTGAACTACGGCGGCATCGGCGCGGTCATCGGGCACGAGATCGGGCACGGCTTCGACGACCAGGGCTCCAAGTACGACGGCCAGGGCCGCCTCGAGGACTGGTGGACCGAGTCCGACCGCGCGGAGTTCGAGAAGCGGACCTCCGCGCTGATCGCGCAGTACGACGGCTTCTCCCCCGCGCAGCTGAACGGGTCGCACCACGTCAACGGCGCGCTCACCATCGGCGAGAACATCGGCGACCTCGGCGGGCTGTCCATCGCGCTCAAGGCGTACCGGATCGCCCTGGGCACCTCCCTCGACGAGGCGCCGGTGGTCGACGGGCTGACCGCCGTGCAGCGCGTGCTGCTCGGCTGGGCGCAGGTGTGGCGCGCGAAGGGCCGCGACGAGGAGGTCATCCGCAGGCTCGCGGTGGACCCGCACTCCCCGGACGAGGTGCGCTGCAACGCCGTCGTGCGGAACGTGGACGAGTACTACCAGGCGTTCGACGTGCAGCCCGGGGACGGGCTGTACCTGGCGCCCGAGGAGCGGGTGCGGATCTGGTGACGACCGGTACGACCGCGGCCGGCACCCCGGCCGCCGACCCCGGCGCGCCCGCTCCCGCCCCCGCGGCGCCGGTCGACCGCCGGCGCGTCCTGCAGGCCATGGGGCTCATCGCCGTCGGCTCCCTCGGCATCCAGACGTCCTCCGCCCTGTCGGCCAGCCTGTTCGACTCCCTGGGGTCCGCCCCGGTGAGCTCGCTCCGGCTGGTGATCGCGGCGCTGGTGCTGCTCGCGGTGCTCCGGCCGCGGCTGCGCGGGCGCTCCCGCACCGCGTGGGTCGGCGTCGTCGTCTACGGCGTCGCGATGGCCGCGATGAACCTCTCGCTCTACGCGGCGATCGAGCGCATCCCGCTCGGCGTCGCGGTGACGCTGGAGTTCCTCGGCCCGTGCGCCGTCGCGCTGCTCGCGTCCCGGCGGGTCAAGGAGGGGCTGTGCGCGGTCGCGGCCCTGGTCGGCGTCGGGCTGATCTCCGGCCCGGGCGGGTACTTCGACCTCGCGGGGTACGCGTTCGCGCTGTCCGCCGCGGTGTTCTTCGCGCTGTACACCGTGTTCGCGGACAAGGTCGGCAAGGCCGACGAGGGGCTGTCCGGCCTCGCGCTGTCCGTGTGCGTCGCCGCCGTCGTCGCCCTGCCGTTCGGCGTCGGGCACGTCGGCGAGGTGCAGCCCGGGCAGTGGGGCGTGCTCGCGGTGTCGGCGGTCATCGGCGTGGTGATCCCGTACTCGGTGGACACCCTCGCCGGGCGGCTGACCTCGGCGCGCGTGGTCGGCACGCTGTTCAGCATCGACCCGGCGATGGGTGCGCTGGTCGCGCTCGTGGTGCTCGGGCAGAGCATCGGCGCCCCGGCCGTCGCGGGCATCGTGGTGGTGTCGGTGGCCGGGGCGCTGCTGGTCGCGATCTCGGGCCCCCGCCCGGCCGACCCGGCGGTCCCGGCGGTCCCGCCCGCCTGACCCCGGCGCGCCGCAGCGGGCCGGGGCGCGCGCCCCGCGCCGAGTGGAGGGTTTCGCCGGACACACCCGGCGTGTCGCGCCAGAACGCTCCACTCGCGGGACCAGGCCCGACCTCACTCCGCCGACCCAGGGCCGGCCCGCCCCACCCGCGCCTGGCCGGGACCGGTCGACCCGGGTCAGGGCAGGGTGGCCAGCTCCGCGGTCGCGACGCGGAAGCCCACGCCCGTCTCGTCCACCACGCAGGACATGCCGTTCGTCGCCGACGAGCACGTGTACGGCCCGACCGTCTGGTTGAGGCCGTAGTCCAGGACCGGCACGTCGGCCGACGCGACCGCGGGCCCGGGGCCGTCCACGCACGGGGTCGTGACGCCGTCGGACGTGTTGAGCACGACGACGTGCCCGGTGGTCCCCGTGCAGCCCTCGACGGCCGGCGGGGTGAACGTGATGTGCGCGATCGAGCAGGTCACCCCGTCGGGCGACATCGTGCAGGAGATGTTCCCGGTCGGGGACGCGAAGGACTGCGCGGTGTCGGACGTGGCCCCGCCCCCGGACCCCGCGGTCGCCGCCCCGCCCGCGGGCGCCGAGGTCGACGCGGCCGGCTCCGGTCCGCCGTCGCCGGACCCGCCGCCGAGCACGACGACCGCCGCGACCAGCAGCCCGACCAGCAGCAGGACGTCCACGGCGATGAAGATCTTCACGCCGCGGCTCAGGTTCGCCAGCGATGCCATGGTGTGCCTCCGGTCGGCTCAGTCGAAGACGGGGCCCTTGGTGCGGGTGCGCTTCAGCTCGTAGAACCCGGGCACGCCGGTGACGAGCACGAAGCCGTCCCAGAGCCGGCCGGCGTCCTCGCCCTTCGGCGCGGGCGTCATGACCGGGCCGAAGAACGCGGCGCCGTTGACCGCGACGACCGGGGTGCCGACCTCGTCGCCGACCAGGGCGATGGCCTCGGCGTGCGACGCCCGGAGCTGCTCGTCGAACTCGTCGGTGTCGGCGTAGGCGGCGAGGGAGGCGGGCAGGCCGGCCTCGTCCAGGGACTCGCGGATGATCGCGGCGGTGTCCTTCCGGCCGCCCGGGTGCCGGCGGGTGCCCATGGCGTCGTACAGCGGCTTGAGGTGCTCCGCGCCGTACAGCTCCTGCGCGGCGGTCAGCACGCGGACGGCGGCCCAGGAGTCGTCCATGAGCTCGCGGTACTCCTCAGGCAGGTCCCGCCCCTCGTTGAGCACCGACAGGCTCATCACGTGCCAGCGGACGTCGACCTCGCGCACCTGCTGCACCTCGACCATCCACCGCGAGGTCATCCACGCCCACGGGCAGGCGGGGTCGAACCAGAAGTCCGCGGTGTCACGGGCGGGGCGCGGCTGGGTGTCGGTCACGGAGGTGCTCCTCACGAGCGGTCGGTGCGGGTCGTGCCTGGCGGCGTGCGCGTGCGACCGCCCCTGCCCGGACGACCGCCGCCCGCCATCATGCCCCGACACCCCCGGCCCCTGTCACGCCGGGTCCCCCCGCCCGCCCCCGGCGCACACCTGCCGCCGGTTGGTGGAATGATGCGGCGACGGCCGCTGACCCAACCCCACGAGGAGACCTGCGCGTGCCCGCTGAGAACCTGACCCGTGACGAGGCCCG contains:
- a CDS encoding EamA family transporter, encoding MTTGTTAAGTPAADPGAPAPAPAAPVDRRRVLQAMGLIAVGSLGIQTSSALSASLFDSLGSAPVSSLRLVIAALVLLAVLRPRLRGRSRTAWVGVVVYGVAMAAMNLSLYAAIERIPLGVAVTLEFLGPCAVALLASRRVKEGLCAVAALVGVGLISGPGGYFDLAGYAFALSAAVFFALYTVFADKVGKADEGLSGLALSVCVAAVVALPFGVGHVGEVQPGQWGVLAVSAVIGVVIPYSVDTLAGRLTSARVVGTLFSIDPAMGALVALVVLGQSIGAPAVAGIVVVSVAGALLVAISGPRPADPAVPAVPPA
- a CDS encoding DsbA family protein, with the protein product MTDTQPRPARDTADFWFDPACPWAWMTSRWMVEVQQVREVDVRWHVMSLSVLNEGRDLPEEYRELMDDSWAAVRVLTAAQELYGAEHLKPLYDAMGTRRHPGGRKDTAAIIRESLDEAGLPASLAAYADTDEFDEQLRASHAEAIALVGDEVGTPVVAVNGAAFFGPVMTPAPKGEDAGRLWDGFVLVTGVPGFYELKRTRTKGPVFD